In Prosthecochloris sp. GSB1, the following proteins share a genomic window:
- the purF gene encoding amidophosphoribosyltransferase, protein MCGVFGVYNSKTPAEDTFYGLYSLQHRGQEAVGIVVAGFDEERKKSVYRQHKGMGLVSEVFKDPEIFEKLPGYAAIGHNRYSTTGASKSASNIQPFSLTYRSGHLAIAHNGNLTNSRALRKELTEQGVIFQASSDTEIIPHLAALSKEKEPVHQIYQALRQVQGAFCLVILANDQLIAARDPYGVRPLALGKATDPETGEATFYIASETCAFDILSVEYVREIEPGELLLIDKQSTKTHKPTSLYLPPSKRKARCIFEYVYFARPDSIVFNQSVDKIRRNLGKNLAREARVEPSNDDRHLIVASVPDSSNTAALGFVRESNKISRPARFEHGLIRNHYVGRTFIQPGKESREIKVRSKYNIIRGVLQNRQIVLIDDSIVRGTTAKMLIKLIREAGPKEIHLHISSPPITNPCFYGMDFPTKGQLLTHMFADAKDDKEEVERIREYIGVDSLKYLSLQGLLNSVPRFENEACSYCTACFTGDYPIRVADATTDKEEYDE, encoded by the coding sequence ATGTGCGGAGTTTTCGGCGTATACAATTCAAAAACTCCCGCAGAAGACACCTTCTATGGCCTGTATTCCCTTCAGCACAGGGGGCAGGAGGCCGTCGGCATCGTTGTGGCGGGCTTCGATGAAGAGCGGAAGAAATCAGTCTACAGGCAGCACAAGGGCATGGGGCTCGTCTCCGAGGTATTCAAGGACCCGGAAATTTTCGAAAAACTTCCCGGTTACGCGGCCATAGGCCACAATCGTTACTCCACCACGGGAGCATCCAAATCCGCCAGCAATATCCAGCCTTTTTCCCTGACCTATCGCTCGGGGCATCTCGCCATAGCGCACAACGGCAATCTGACGAACTCCAGGGCGCTTCGCAAGGAGTTGACGGAACAGGGCGTTATTTTCCAGGCCTCTTCCGATACCGAAATAATCCCGCATCTGGCCGCCCTGAGCAAGGAAAAGGAACCCGTTCACCAGATTTACCAGGCGCTCCGCCAGGTTCAGGGCGCGTTCTGCCTTGTCATACTGGCGAACGACCAGCTCATCGCAGCCAGGGACCCCTACGGCGTCCGGCCACTCGCCCTTGGCAAGGCGACCGACCCGGAAACCGGCGAGGCGACCTTCTATATCGCGAGCGAAACCTGCGCGTTCGACATCCTCTCAGTGGAATATGTTCGGGAAATAGAACCCGGGGAGCTCCTGCTGATCGACAAACAGTCGACAAAAACGCACAAACCGACCTCGCTCTACCTGCCGCCGTCGAAACGCAAGGCCCGTTGCATCTTTGAATATGTCTACTTCGCCAGGCCAGACAGCATTGTTTTCAACCAGTCGGTCGACAAAATCAGAAGGAACCTCGGCAAAAATCTCGCGCGTGAAGCGCGGGTGGAGCCATCGAACGACGACAGACACCTGATCGTCGCAAGCGTTCCCGATTCGTCCAATACCGCCGCGCTCGGCTTCGTCAGGGAAAGCAACAAGATAAGTCGGCCGGCGCGTTTCGAGCACGGACTGATCAGGAACCATTATGTCGGCAGGACATTCATCCAGCCGGGCAAGGAAAGCCGGGAGATCAAGGTGCGCTCGAAGTACAATATCATCCGGGGAGTGCTTCAGAACCGCCAGATCGTCCTTATCGACGACTCGATCGTGCGGGGCACGACCGCGAAAATGCTCATCAAGCTCATCCGGGAAGCCGGCCCGAAAGAAATCCACCTGCACATCAGCTCGCCACCGATCACAAACCCCTGCTTCTACGGCATGGATTTCCCGACGAAAGGGCAACTGCTGACCCACATGTTCGCCGACGCGAAAGACGACAAGGAAGAAGTCGAGCGCATCCGGGAATACATCGGCGTGGACTCCCTCAAGTACCTCTCTCTCCAGGGACTGCTCAACAGCGTTCCGAGATTCGAAAACGAAGCCTGCAGCTACTGCACCGCCTGTTTTACCGGAGATTACCCCATTCGCGTGGCCGACGCGACGACTGACAAGGAAGAATACGACGAATAA
- the nfo gene encoding deoxyribonuclease IV: protein MKHIGAHVSIAGGIENAPLRAKEIGATAFAMFTKNQRQWRTPALKPESIEAFRRNCERCGFSPRHILPHDSYLINLGSPDPEKLDRSRKAFADEMKRTEALGLPCLNFHPGSHLNESSEKECLKVIADSINIALKTTTSVTAVLENTAGQGSNLGHTFEQLAEIIERIEDKNRVGVCLDTCHLFAAGYDLRDPEAVGNTFRSFDSAVGLRYLKGMHLNDAKLGLGSRRDRHESIGKGKIGLEGFRAILRQPACDDIPLILETPRPDIWKEEIALLHSLEKPEDC, encoded by the coding sequence ATGAAACATATCGGGGCCCACGTCAGCATCGCGGGCGGTATCGAAAACGCGCCGTTGCGCGCAAAAGAAATCGGGGCGACGGCCTTCGCCATGTTCACCAAAAACCAGAGGCAGTGGCGGACTCCTGCGCTCAAGCCCGAAAGTATCGAAGCCTTTCGCCGGAACTGTGAACGGTGCGGCTTCTCGCCAAGGCATATACTGCCCCATGACAGTTACCTGATCAACCTCGGCAGTCCCGACCCGGAAAAACTCGATCGGTCGCGCAAAGCATTTGCCGACGAAATGAAACGAACCGAAGCACTCGGTCTGCCTTGCCTGAATTTTCATCCCGGCAGCCACCTGAACGAATCCTCCGAAAAGGAATGCCTGAAGGTAATCGCCGATTCGATCAACATCGCTCTCAAAACCACGACCTCGGTCACGGCCGTGCTTGAAAACACCGCGGGACAGGGATCGAACCTCGGTCACACGTTCGAGCAACTGGCGGAAATCATCGAACGGATCGAAGACAAGAACAGGGTTGGCGTCTGTCTCGACACCTGTCACCTGTTCGCGGCGGGATACGATCTGCGCGATCCCGAAGCCGTTGGAAACACCTTCAGATCGTTCGACTCAGCCGTTGGACTCCGCTACCTCAAGGGCATGCATCTCAATGACGCAAAACTCGGTCTGGGCAGCCGGCGCGATCGCCATGAAAGCATCGGAAAGGGAAAAATCGGACTCGAAGGATTCAGGGCGATACTGCGCCAGCCGGCCTGCGATGACATTCCGCTCATCCTCGAAACCCCCAGACCGGACATATGGAAAGAGGAAATCGCCCTCCTCCACAGCCTGGAAAAGCCGGAAGATTGTTGA
- a CDS encoding glycosyltransferase family 2 protein — MSAPLFVPGKPRLSVIVPLFNERESLPTLIEEIYEALADKELRQLFPEPFSFELLMIDDGSTDGSAGLLRDEIERRPEIRLISFQKNFGKTAALMAGFRECSGEVVVTIDADLQDDPLAIKPLLARLFSGYDLVGGWKKNRCDPFSKTVPSKIFNTVTRTFTGISLHDFNCGLKAYRREVVDLLDLHGEMHRYIPVLAHWNGFRVTEIPVQHRPRKFGETKFGPGRIFPGLFDFLTVLFITRYLRKPMHFFGMLSLAGFLAGFGISLYVTVEKIVFDQAAGNRPILFLGILLIILAVQFFSIGLLGEMLTRDTSRTQLYTIRETVNLRKHAEAPLTPGHHQKDQ; from the coding sequence ATGTCAGCACCACTTTTCGTGCCTGGAAAACCCCGACTGTCCGTCATCGTCCCCCTCTTCAACGAAAGGGAATCGCTTCCCACGCTCATCGAAGAGATCTACGAAGCCCTTGCGGACAAGGAACTGCGGCAGCTTTTTCCTGAACCGTTCAGCTTCGAGCTGCTCATGATCGACGATGGCTCGACAGATGGCTCCGCCGGGCTGCTCCGCGACGAGATAGAGCGCCGCCCGGAGATCAGGCTTATTTCCTTCCAGAAAAATTTCGGCAAGACCGCTGCCCTGATGGCGGGATTCCGGGAGTGCTCGGGAGAGGTCGTCGTCACCATCGACGCCGACCTGCAGGACGATCCCCTGGCGATCAAGCCCTTGCTTGCCAGGCTGTTCTCCGGATACGATCTCGTCGGCGGCTGGAAAAAAAACCGCTGCGATCCCTTTTCGAAAACTGTGCCTTCGAAAATTTTCAATACCGTCACCAGGACGTTTACCGGCATCAGTCTGCACGATTTCAACTGCGGCCTGAAAGCCTACCGCCGGGAAGTCGTCGATCTGCTCGACCTGCACGGGGAAATGCACCGCTACATCCCCGTGCTCGCCCACTGGAACGGATTTCGCGTCACAGAAATACCCGTTCAGCACCGCCCCCGAAAATTCGGTGAAACGAAATTCGGACCCGGCAGAATTTTTCCCGGACTCTTCGATTTCCTTACCGTACTGTTCATCACGAGATACCTGCGCAAACCAATGCACTTTTTCGGCATGCTCAGCCTTGCAGGTTTTCTCGCCGGTTTTGGAATCAGTCTCTATGTCACCGTGGAAAAGATCGTTTTCGACCAGGCCGCGGGAAACAGACCGATCCTTTTTCTGGGAATTCTCCTGATCATTCTCGCCGTCCAGTTCTTTTCGATAGGACTGCTCGGAGAGATGCTGACACGCGACACCAGCCGCACACAGCTCTACACGATCCGTGAAACCGTCAACCTGCGCAAGCACGCAGAGGCTCCACTGACGCCAGGACATCACCAGAAGGATCAGTGA
- a CDS encoding radical SAM protein, with protein MSAPLLVNEIFLSIQGESSYAGRPCVFVRLSGCEGGCSWCDTGHAAGKEGTLMTREAILDRVASFGIPLVEVTGGEPLQQETVHDLLEELCDRNYRVLLETGGFLPVDRVDPRVCKIIDLKPPSSGAECCFDNVDLAVKTPQARKKTFEFKVVIANRADYDWALGILRRYDLTAHCTVLMGAVHGRLDPSELADWILQDRLRVRLQLQLHKYLWPERDRGA; from the coding sequence ATGAGCGCCCCTCTCCTGGTCAATGAAATATTTCTCTCCATACAGGGAGAGTCCTCGTATGCTGGCCGGCCGTGCGTATTTGTCAGACTCTCCGGCTGCGAAGGAGGTTGCTCATGGTGCGACACCGGCCATGCAGCAGGCAAGGAGGGGACGCTCATGACCCGTGAAGCGATACTCGACCGCGTGGCCTCTTTCGGGATCCCGCTCGTCGAGGTCACCGGCGGCGAACCGCTGCAGCAGGAAACCGTTCACGATCTTCTTGAGGAGCTCTGCGACAGGAACTACCGCGTTCTGCTTGAAACCGGAGGTTTTCTTCCCGTCGACAGGGTCGATCCGAGAGTTTGCAAGATCATCGACCTCAAGCCCCCTTCCTCTGGCGCGGAATGCTGCTTCGACAACGTGGACCTGGCGGTGAAGACACCGCAAGCCCGAAAAAAAACCTTCGAGTTCAAGGTCGTGATCGCGAATCGGGCGGACTACGACTGGGCCCTGGGCATCCTCCGGCGCTATGACCTCACGGCTCACTGCACGGTCCTGATGGGCGCCGTGCACGGTCGACTCGATCCATCCGAACTCGCGGACTGGATCCTGCAGGACCGGCTGCGTGTCAGGTTGCAGCTCCAGTTGCACAAATATCTCTGGCCCGAACGGGACCGGGGGGCATGA
- a CDS encoding cell division protein FtsX, which produces MNFFFLVKEGFSGIWRAKLPAAVTVVVGFFSLVLLGLFATVSLSFMDIIEEVRGRVELEVFFPETVSDEGVHAILGDMENIAGVRQVTYISRDSAAVIFKQEFGRDIVDILGINPLPRSAKVAVQPAYVVPDSLRPMAASIGTFDPALDIRYNRMFLKQLEENARLFTVLTAGTGILIAVATIVLVGYTIRLAIYSRQQKIKTMRLVGAANWFISAPYIIEGGLQGLLAGGFAVLGIYLISEQLLYRYEPGIYEVLHPSTYLVYPVLVALGFFLGVFGSTISVRKYLRKA; this is translated from the coding sequence ATGAACTTCTTTTTTCTTGTCAAGGAAGGGTTTTCAGGTATCTGGCGAGCCAAGCTTCCGGCCGCGGTCACCGTGGTCGTCGGCTTTTTCTCGCTCGTGCTGCTCGGGCTTTTCGCGACTGTTTCGCTGAGCTTCATGGATATTATCGAGGAGGTCCGGGGAAGAGTGGAACTCGAGGTATTCTTTCCCGAAACGGTTTCCGACGAAGGGGTGCACGCGATTCTTGGCGACATGGAGAACATAGCCGGAGTCCGCCAGGTCACCTATATCTCCCGCGACAGCGCGGCGGTGATTTTCAAACAGGAGTTCGGACGCGATATCGTCGACATCCTCGGAATCAATCCCCTTCCCCGTTCGGCGAAGGTCGCCGTTCAACCTGCATATGTCGTTCCCGACAGTCTCCGGCCCATGGCGGCATCCATCGGCACGTTCGATCCCGCACTGGATATCCGTTACAATAGGATGTTCCTGAAGCAGCTCGAGGAAAACGCTCGGCTGTTTACTGTTTTGACCGCCGGAACCGGCATCCTGATCGCCGTGGCGACGATCGTGCTGGTCGGTTACACCATCAGGCTCGCAATCTACTCCCGTCAGCAGAAGATAAAGACGATGCGTCTCGTGGGGGCGGCGAACTGGTTCATCAGCGCTCCCTACATCATCGAAGGCGGCCTTCAGGGACTGCTCGCCGGCGGCTTTGCGGTGCTCGGTATCTACCTGATCTCCGAGCAGTTGCTGTACCGTTACGAACCGGGTATCTACGAAGTGCTGCATCCCTCGACCTACCTGGTCTATCCCGTTCTTGTCGCTCTCGGGTTCTTTCTCGGCGTTTTCGGCAGCACCATCTCTGTCAGGAAATACCTGAGAAAAGCCTGA
- the ileS gene encoding isoleucine--tRNA ligase, with amino-acid sequence MSDKFPEYPSGVPYSEVEAQVLDFWKNNDIFRKSLDKPGDRFFSFYEGPPTVNGKPGVHHVFSRTIKDIVCRFKTMQGYKVPRKAGWDTHGLPVEISVEKKLGLKNKAQVEEYGTGEFNAEAKALVYHHIEDNREGWGRLTEEMGYWVDMDAPYITCDNNYIESVWWALKTIFDKGLIYKDYKIVPQDPKSETVLSSHELALGYKEVRDPSIYVRFRIKGSDEYFLVWTTTPWTLISNVALCVGPDIEYVKVRMPDGDVCILAKSRLQVLEQKKEGQEAPEILEELRGSDLAGTEYEPLFTFLRPSRRCWFVIEGDFVSTDDGTGIVHIAPAFGADDYELSKKYDLPMLQPVARNGCFTPEVPDYDGMFFKDVDPLVIRRLKEEGKLYRKETITHTYPFSWRYDVPVIYYARESWYIRTTSIADRMVELNRHINWCPPEIGAGRFGNWLEENKDWALSRERFWGTPLPIWVSADFEIGDGPASGKLFAVGSVEELRDGFIDLDGKRHRLGEALDSGLVELDLHKPFVDRVYFIRDGKRFDRTPELIDVWFDSGSMPFAQLHYPFENRELFEKTFPADFIAEGVDQTRGWFYTLHAIATLLFDKPAYRNLVVNGHILDRNGQKMSKSKGNVVDPFETMKKYGADSLRWYLIVTSPPWRPKSFNALEIEEEQRKFFRAFVNSYNFFVMYANVDGFTFAEETVDVTERSELDRWIMSCLNSLVAGVELRMQQYDLTGALRMISDFTVDDLSNWYIRRSRKRFWKEEMGRDKLAAYQTLYQCIETLCRLLAPFTPFIAERIYRDLNTVSRKDPWESVHLAQMPSIRNEAIDRDLEHRMKRAQIVSSLVRTMRERASLKVRQPLKRIMLAVDNASDRREYEQVRTIIIDEVNVLNVEYIEDESAVVSRKAKPDFKSLGPRYGKAVKALAEKIRMLTPRQIAVLEAEGSLEVDLEGRLFTITRSDVDISREDMEGWLVESDDAHRVMVALDTEITPELEMLGMARELVSRIQALRKESGLEITDRIVLTVAGGESVRESVAANGDYIASETLAVSLDAVAFAELDGGREESVNGELCRIKLEKSKS; translated from the coding sequence ATGTCCGACAAGTTTCCCGAATATCCCTCCGGCGTTCCCTACAGCGAGGTCGAAGCACAGGTTCTCGACTTCTGGAAGAACAACGATATTTTCAGAAAAAGTCTCGACAAGCCCGGCGACAGGTTTTTTTCTTTTTACGAAGGGCCGCCTACCGTGAACGGCAAGCCGGGAGTGCATCATGTCTTCAGCCGCACGATCAAGGATATCGTCTGTCGTTTCAAAACCATGCAGGGGTACAAGGTTCCCCGCAAGGCAGGATGGGACACTCACGGACTTCCGGTGGAGATTTCGGTGGAAAAAAAACTGGGCCTGAAAAACAAGGCCCAGGTCGAGGAGTACGGAACCGGTGAATTCAACGCCGAGGCAAAGGCGCTGGTCTATCACCATATCGAGGACAACCGCGAGGGATGGGGACGGCTGACCGAAGAGATGGGATACTGGGTGGATATGGATGCACCCTACATCACCTGCGACAACAACTACATCGAGTCGGTCTGGTGGGCCCTGAAAACGATTTTCGACAAAGGATTGATCTACAAGGATTACAAGATCGTTCCGCAGGATCCGAAATCCGAAACGGTGCTGAGTTCGCATGAACTGGCGCTCGGTTACAAGGAGGTCAGGGATCCCAGCATCTATGTCCGCTTCAGGATAAAAGGGAGCGACGAGTATTTTCTCGTATGGACGACGACTCCCTGGACCCTGATTTCGAACGTCGCGCTCTGCGTCGGCCCGGATATCGAGTATGTCAAGGTGAGAATGCCGGACGGTGACGTCTGCATTCTGGCAAAGTCGCGCCTGCAGGTGCTCGAGCAGAAAAAAGAGGGTCAAGAGGCTCCTGAAATTCTGGAGGAGCTCAGGGGCAGCGACCTCGCCGGAACGGAATACGAGCCGTTGTTCACCTTCTTGCGGCCTTCAAGGCGCTGCTGGTTCGTGATCGAGGGCGACTTTGTCTCCACCGATGACGGTACGGGGATCGTGCATATCGCGCCAGCGTTCGGGGCCGACGACTACGAGCTGTCGAAGAAATACGATCTTCCGATGTTGCAGCCTGTTGCCCGCAACGGTTGTTTTACTCCGGAGGTGCCGGACTATGATGGCATGTTTTTCAAGGATGTCGATCCCCTTGTTATCCGCCGCCTGAAGGAGGAGGGGAAGCTTTACAGAAAAGAGACCATAACCCACACGTATCCGTTTTCATGGCGCTACGACGTGCCGGTGATCTACTATGCCCGCGAATCCTGGTATATCCGGACGACGAGCATCGCGGACCGTATGGTCGAGCTGAACCGCCACATAAACTGGTGTCCGCCCGAGATCGGGGCAGGTCGCTTCGGCAACTGGCTCGAGGAGAACAAGGACTGGGCGCTTTCACGCGAACGTTTCTGGGGTACGCCGCTGCCGATCTGGGTCTCTGCGGATTTCGAGATCGGCGACGGGCCAGCTTCTGGAAAGCTGTTCGCCGTGGGTTCGGTCGAGGAACTGAGGGACGGCTTCATCGACCTGGACGGCAAGCGACACCGTCTCGGCGAAGCCCTCGACAGCGGCCTTGTGGAACTCGACCTGCACAAACCCTTCGTGGACAGGGTTTACTTCATCAGGGATGGCAAGCGTTTCGACAGGACTCCCGAACTGATCGACGTCTGGTTCGACAGCGGCTCGATGCCCTTTGCGCAACTGCACTATCCTTTCGAGAACAGGGAGCTTTTTGAAAAAACCTTTCCTGCGGATTTCATCGCCGAAGGTGTTGACCAGACGAGGGGCTGGTTCTATACGCTGCATGCCATCGCGACGCTTCTTTTCGACAAGCCAGCCTATCGGAACCTTGTCGTCAACGGTCACATCCTCGACAGGAACGGTCAGAAGATGTCGAAATCGAAGGGTAATGTCGTCGATCCGTTCGAAACCATGAAAAAGTACGGAGCGGATTCGCTCCGGTGGTACCTCATCGTCACCAGCCCGCCGTGGCGTCCGAAATCTTTCAATGCCCTGGAGATCGAGGAAGAGCAACGCAAGTTTTTCAGGGCTTTCGTCAACAGCTACAACTTCTTCGTGATGTATGCCAATGTTGACGGTTTCACGTTCGCCGAGGAGACCGTGGACGTTACTGAACGTTCAGAGCTCGACCGCTGGATCATGTCCTGCCTGAATTCGCTTGTCGCGGGAGTCGAACTGCGCATGCAGCAGTACGATCTCACCGGGGCGCTGCGCATGATCAGCGATTTCACGGTTGACGATCTTTCGAACTGGTATATCCGCCGATCCCGTAAACGTTTCTGGAAAGAAGAAATGGGGCGGGACAAGCTGGCGGCCTACCAGACGCTCTACCAGTGCATCGAGACCCTGTGCCGTCTCCTGGCGCCGTTTACTCCCTTTATAGCCGAGCGGATCTACAGGGATCTCAATACGGTGAGCCGGAAGGATCCATGGGAATCGGTTCATCTGGCACAGATGCCCTCGATCCGGAATGAGGCTATCGACCGCGATCTCGAACATCGCATGAAACGGGCGCAGATCGTCAGTTCGCTCGTCAGGACAATGCGCGAACGGGCTTCCCTGAAAGTCCGCCAGCCGCTGAAACGGATCATGCTGGCCGTCGACAATGCGTCGGACCGTCGCGAGTACGAACAGGTCAGAACGATCATCATCGACGAGGTCAACGTGCTCAACGTCGAGTATATCGAGGACGAGAGTGCGGTCGTCAGCAGGAAAGCGAAACCCGATTTCAAATCTCTCGGTCCGCGTTACGGCAAGGCCGTCAAGGCTCTTGCGGAAAAGATCCGCATGCTTACACCTCGTCAGATTGCCGTTCTTGAAGCCGAAGGTTCGCTGGAAGTCGATCTCGAAGGCAGACTGTTCACGATTACGCGGTCAGATGTGGATATAAGCCGGGAGGATATGGAAGGGTGGCTTGTCGAATCAGACGACGCGCATCGCGTCATGGTCGCGCTCGATACCGAGATTACTCCCGAACTGGAAATGCTTGGGATGGCCAGGGAACTGGTCAGCCGCATCCAGGCCCTGAGGAAGGAGAGCGGCCTGGAGATCACCGACAGGATTGTCCTGACGGTTGCCGGCGGCGAGAGCGTTCGCGAAAGCGTGGCTGCCAACGGTGACTATATTGCCAGCGAAACGCTTGCCGTTTCCCTCGATGCGGTTGCTTTTGCGGAGCTTGACGGCGGGCGCGAGGAGAGCGTGAACGGTGAATTGTGCCGCATAAAGCTTGAAAAATCCAAAAGCTAA
- a CDS encoding TraR/DksA family transcriptional regulator, producing MPRKASSTGKPQKDAPQGPLKVIETYLSDEELEHFKQILLKRREEVLRDLDILRSSLSEESVEDSINSNYSMHMADHGTETMDREQRFMFIARDEKYLGYIDQALERIRNRTYGMCVKSGKPIPKKRLEAVPHTAVRIEFKENKKKA from the coding sequence ATGCCCAGAAAAGCCAGCAGTACCGGTAAGCCACAGAAAGACGCCCCCCAGGGTCCGCTGAAGGTCATCGAGACTTATCTTTCGGACGAAGAGCTGGAGCACTTCAAGCAGATTCTCCTGAAACGTCGTGAAGAGGTGCTGCGTGATCTTGATATTCTGCGCTCGTCCCTGTCCGAGGAAAGTGTGGAGGATTCGATAAACTCGAATTATTCAATGCATATGGCCGATCACGGCACCGAGACCATGGACCGCGAACAGCGTTTCATGTTCATAGCCCGCGATGAAAAGTATCTCGGCTACATTGACCAGGCGCTCGAAAGAATTCGCAACAGGACCTACGGTATGTGCGTCAAGTCGGGAAAGCCGATTCCGAAAAAACGTCTCGAAGCCGTTCCCCATACTGCGGTGCGTATCGAGTTCAAGGAAAACAAGAAAAAGGCATGA
- the purN gene encoding phosphoribosylglycinamide formyltransferase: MANHKTKLAVFCSGSGSNFRALHFAIEERNLPAEIVLCLSNRSECGAMAFAVQHGIETLHLSEKQFDGTEAFASAMLDALHSRAIEYVLLAGYLRKVPAAVIEAYALKMLNIHPALLPAYGGPGMYGINVHKAVLEAGEKNSGATVHYVDAEYDKGPILLQRTVPVEPDDTPESLAERVLECEHALYPDALEKLLDGNGS; this comes from the coding sequence ATGGCTAACCACAAAACGAAGCTGGCGGTCTTCTGTTCCGGTTCGGGTTCGAACTTCCGGGCGCTTCATTTCGCGATCGAGGAACGAAACCTGCCGGCCGAAATAGTACTCTGTCTTTCCAATCGTTCCGAATGCGGGGCAATGGCTTTCGCCGTCCAGCACGGAATAGAAACCCTGCACCTTTCCGAAAAGCAGTTCGACGGTACTGAAGCATTCGCCTCGGCAATGCTCGATGCGCTGCACTCGCGCGCCATCGAATATGTCCTGCTCGCCGGCTATCTCCGGAAAGTGCCGGCCGCGGTCATAGAGGCCTACGCATTGAAAATGCTCAACATTCATCCGGCGCTGCTTCCGGCCTACGGCGGTCCGGGAATGTACGGCATCAATGTCCACAAGGCGGTGCTCGAAGCCGGTGAAAAAAACTCCGGCGCCACGGTCCATTACGTCGACGCGGAGTACGACAAGGGGCCGATCCTTCTCCAGAGAACGGTGCCGGTGGAACCTGACGACACTCCGGAATCTCTGGCTGAAAGGGTCCTGGAATGCGAACACGCCCTCTATCCCGACGCCCTCGAAAAACTTCTCGACGGAAACGGGTCATGA